In Centroberyx gerrardi isolate f3 chromosome 20, fCenGer3.hap1.cur.20231027, whole genome shotgun sequence, a genomic segment contains:
- the trub1 gene encoding pseudouridylate synthase TRUB1 gives MAGNISSAGPRSVSLAKLQSLNGLFAVYKKQGPTSADVLNNLKEALLKEAGVKNPNPRKRKKQDVKMGHGGTLDSAASGVLVVGVGTGTKMLSTMLTGSKKYIAVGELGKATDTLDATGSVVLEKDFEHITRVDFEEKLKTFTGDIMQVPPLYSALKKDGQRLSVLLKKGHKVEAKPARAVTVYNLILQDFKPPLFTLDIECGGGFYVRSLVDDLGKALSSCAHVKELSRTKQGQFTLEDHALREDHWTLEHILRSLQPCSGSEQHAEDGPNPPEADGISTHSPKAPK, from the exons ATGGCTGGAAACATAAGCAGCGCGGGTCCTAGAAGTGTTTCTCTAGCTAAACTGCAGTCGCTGAACGGACTGTTTGcagtatataaaaaacaagGACCAACGTCGGCGGACGTGTTAAACAACTTAAAAGAAGCTTTACTTAAGG AGGCTGGTGTGAAAAACCCCAATCCAcgaaaaaggaaaaagcaagATGTGAAAATGGGGCATGGCGGGACTCTGGACAGTGCAGCCAGTGGTGTACTGG TTGTTGGTGTTGGGACTGGTACAAAAATGCTCAGCACAATGTTGACTGGCTCTAAG aagtACATTGCTGTGGGGGAACTGGGAAAGGCAACAGACACTCTCGATGCCACTGGCAGTGTGGTTCTCGAGAAGGACTTTG AACACATAACCAGAGTGGACTTTGAGGAGAAGCTGAAAACATTCACTGGTGACATCATGCAGGTGCCTCCACT CTACTCTGCGCTGAAGAAAGATGGCCAGCGCCTCTCTGTCCTGCTTAAGAAAGGTCACAAGGTCGAGGCCAAACCCGCAAGAGCAGTCACTGTTTACAACTTGATCCTGCAGGACTTCAAGCCTCCTCTTTTCACTCTAG ACATTGAATGTGGCGGTGGATTTTATGTCAGGAGCTTGGTGGATGACCTGGGAAAAG CTCTGTCATCCTGCGCTCACGTCAAGGAGCTGAGCCGGACCAAACAGGGTCAGTTCACCCTAGAGGACCACGCCTTGCGCGAGGACCACTGGACGCTGGAACACATCCTCCGCTCGCTGCAGCCCTGCTCTGGGTCCGAGCAGCATGCTGAAGATGGACCAAACCCACCAGAGGCAGACGGCATAAGCACACACTCACCAAAAGCCCCAAAATAG